In Apteryx mantelli isolate bAptMan1 chromosome 16, bAptMan1.hap1, whole genome shotgun sequence, a single genomic region encodes these proteins:
- the LOC136993496 gene encoding uncharacterized protein isoform X2 — translation MGATFRSIRSCPLYPSHSQTLVVTVSWKKLHRSTLHSVSLYHQPFDALASTNLQNKDARKQVLIQFMGQLEAELPAFSPAHWMLLLARLALLLLLSAGKENIRLFLGHISSHDSFRALVSAGSQAYISLLPTDLQGTWSALLTFLESQHAATGSPCACDHQRNLDWLQENLWAFAAVAHCEDFIALLADFSGQALASLTDAQAWGATLGAIFPTLRGLFATSALQQQRMRSNTQQEQGVGHRWSAESIRTNHLPSGSKQLSLNLIPLNPEHCRLPETPARANLRLPARRTSAGLRARRGRECSPLRSSPRSLLCLLHQDSLATTSPANPGQKAWLCPAKGHKKHC, via the exons ATGGGAGCTACTTTCAGATCAATCAG GTCCTGCCCGCTATACCCAAGCCACAGCCAGACACTGGTTGTTACAGTTTCTTGGAAAAAGCTCCATAGAAGCACCTTACACTCAGTTTCGCTCTACCACCAACCCTTCGATGCA CTGGCAAGCACCAACCTTCAGAACAAGGATGCGAGGAAGCAGGTGCTCATCCAGTTTATGGGGCAGCTGGAGGCAGAACTTCCAGCTTTCAGCCCTGCCCACTGGATGCTCCTGCTGGCCAGActcgcgctgctgctgctgctgagcgccGGCAAGGAGAATATCAGACTTTTCCTGGGCCACATTTCCAGCCACGACAGTTTCAGAGCCCT CGTGTCTGCCGGGAGCCAGGCATACATCTCCCTCTTGCCCACGGATCTGCAAGGCACCTGGAGCGCTTTGCTGACCTTCCTCGAAAGCCAGCACGCCGCCACAG GCTCGCCATGCGCCTGCGACCACCAAAGAAACCTCGACTGGCTGCAAGAGAACTTGTGGGCATTCGCGGCTGTTGCTCACTGTGAAGATTTCATCGCACTACTGGCAGATTTCAGCGGG cagGCCTTAGCATCCCTGACAGACGCGCAAGCCTGGGGCGCCACGCTCGGGGCCATCTTCCCCACGCTCCGAGGCCTCTTCGCCACATCGGCTCTCCAGCAGCAGCGGATGAGAAGCAACACGCAGCAAGAGCAGGGAGTTGGTCACCGATGGTCTGCTGAGAGCATTCGCACAAATCACCTGCCCAGCGGCAGCAAACAGCTCTCATTAAATCTCATCCCACTAAATCCTGAGCACTGTCGCTTGCCTGAAACCCCGGCCAGAGCAAACTTAAGGCTCCCTGCGCGTCGAACGTCAGCTGGGCTGAGAGCGCGCAGAGGGCGCGAATGCTCTCCTTTGCGCTCCAGCCCTCGCTCCTTGCTCTGCCTTCTTCACCAGGACTCCCTTGCAACTACCTCTCCTGCAAACCCGGGCCAAAAGGCCTGGCTGTGCCCAGCAAAAGGGCACAAAAAGCACTGTTAG
- the LOC136993496 gene encoding uncharacterized protein isoform X3, protein MGQLEAELPAFSPAHWMLLLARLALLLLLSAGKENIRLFLGHISSHDSFRALVSAGSQAYISLLPTDLQGTWSALLTFLESQHAATGSPCACDHQRNLDWLQENLWAFAAVAHCEDFIALLADFSGFEPSDNLTATQLACLFFGPALLQDIVVAETLALSLQSPPASHASAPLADLLAAASQQALASLTDAQAWGATLGAIFPTLRGLFATSALQQQRMRSNTQQEQGVGHRWSAESIRTNHLPSGSKQLSLNLIPLNPEHCRLPETPARANLRLPARRTSAGLRARRGRECSPLRSSPRSLLCLLHQDSLATTSPANPGQKAWLCPAKGHKKHC, encoded by the exons ATGGGGCAGCTGGAGGCAGAACTTCCAGCTTTCAGCCCTGCCCACTGGATGCTCCTGCTGGCCAGActcgcgctgctgctgctgctgagcgccGGCAAGGAGAATATCAGACTTTTCCTGGGCCACATTTCCAGCCACGACAGTTTCAGAGCCCT CGTGTCTGCCGGGAGCCAGGCATACATCTCCCTCTTGCCCACGGATCTGCAAGGCACCTGGAGCGCTTTGCTGACCTTCCTCGAAAGCCAGCACGCCGCCACAG GCTCGCCATGCGCCTGCGACCACCAAAGAAACCTCGACTGGCTGCAAGAGAACTTGTGGGCATTCGCGGCTGTTGCTCACTGTGAAGATTTCATCGCACTACTGGCAGATTTCAGCGGG ttTGAGCCCAGCGACAACCTCACAGCCACCCAGCTAGCCTGCCTGTTCTTTGGGCCCGCGCTCCTGCAGGACATCGTCGTGGCGGAAACCCTTGCGCTCTCCCTCCAGAGCCCGCCAGCTTCGCATGCCTCTGCCCCCCTCGCCGACTTGCTTGCTGCGGCGTCTCAG cagGCCTTAGCATCCCTGACAGACGCGCAAGCCTGGGGCGCCACGCTCGGGGCCATCTTCCCCACGCTCCGAGGCCTCTTCGCCACATCGGCTCTCCAGCAGCAGCGGATGAGAAGCAACACGCAGCAAGAGCAGGGAGTTGGTCACCGATGGTCTGCTGAGAGCATTCGCACAAATCACCTGCCCAGCGGCAGCAAACAGCTCTCATTAAATCTCATCCCACTAAATCCTGAGCACTGTCGCTTGCCTGAAACCCCGGCCAGAGCAAACTTAAGGCTCCCTGCGCGTCGAACGTCAGCTGGGCTGAGAGCGCGCAGAGGGCGCGAATGCTCTCCTTTGCGCTCCAGCCCTCGCTCCTTGCTCTGCCTTCTTCACCAGGACTCCCTTGCAACTACCTCTCCTGCAAACCCGGGCCAAAAGGCCTGGCTGTGCCCAGCAAAAGGGCACAAAAAGCACTGTTAG
- the LOC136993496 gene encoding uncharacterized protein isoform X1: MGATFRSIRSCPLYPSHSQTLVVTVSWKKLHRSTLHSVSLYHQPFDALASTNLQNKDARKQVLIQFMGQLEAELPAFSPAHWMLLLARLALLLLLSAGKENIRLFLGHISSHDSFRALVSAGSQAYISLLPTDLQGTWSALLTFLESQHAATGSPCACDHQRNLDWLQENLWAFAAVAHCEDFIALLADFSGFEPSDNLTATQLACLFFGPALLQDIVVAETLALSLQSPPASHASAPLADLLAAASQQALASLTDAQAWGATLGAIFPTLRGLFATSALQQQRMRSNTQQEQGVGHRWSAESIRTNHLPSGSKQLSLNLIPLNPEHCRLPETPARANLRLPARRTSAGLRARRGRECSPLRSSPRSLLCLLHQDSLATTSPANPGQKAWLCPAKGHKKHC, from the exons ATGGGAGCTACTTTCAGATCAATCAG GTCCTGCCCGCTATACCCAAGCCACAGCCAGACACTGGTTGTTACAGTTTCTTGGAAAAAGCTCCATAGAAGCACCTTACACTCAGTTTCGCTCTACCACCAACCCTTCGATGCA CTGGCAAGCACCAACCTTCAGAACAAGGATGCGAGGAAGCAGGTGCTCATCCAGTTTATGGGGCAGCTGGAGGCAGAACTTCCAGCTTTCAGCCCTGCCCACTGGATGCTCCTGCTGGCCAGActcgcgctgctgctgctgctgagcgccGGCAAGGAGAATATCAGACTTTTCCTGGGCCACATTTCCAGCCACGACAGTTTCAGAGCCCT CGTGTCTGCCGGGAGCCAGGCATACATCTCCCTCTTGCCCACGGATCTGCAAGGCACCTGGAGCGCTTTGCTGACCTTCCTCGAAAGCCAGCACGCCGCCACAG GCTCGCCATGCGCCTGCGACCACCAAAGAAACCTCGACTGGCTGCAAGAGAACTTGTGGGCATTCGCGGCTGTTGCTCACTGTGAAGATTTCATCGCACTACTGGCAGATTTCAGCGGG ttTGAGCCCAGCGACAACCTCACAGCCACCCAGCTAGCCTGCCTGTTCTTTGGGCCCGCGCTCCTGCAGGACATCGTCGTGGCGGAAACCCTTGCGCTCTCCCTCCAGAGCCCGCCAGCTTCGCATGCCTCTGCCCCCCTCGCCGACTTGCTTGCTGCGGCGTCTCAG cagGCCTTAGCATCCCTGACAGACGCGCAAGCCTGGGGCGCCACGCTCGGGGCCATCTTCCCCACGCTCCGAGGCCTCTTCGCCACATCGGCTCTCCAGCAGCAGCGGATGAGAAGCAACACGCAGCAAGAGCAGGGAGTTGGTCACCGATGGTCTGCTGAGAGCATTCGCACAAATCACCTGCCCAGCGGCAGCAAACAGCTCTCATTAAATCTCATCCCACTAAATCCTGAGCACTGTCGCTTGCCTGAAACCCCGGCCAGAGCAAACTTAAGGCTCCCTGCGCGTCGAACGTCAGCTGGGCTGAGAGCGCGCAGAGGGCGCGAATGCTCTCCTTTGCGCTCCAGCCCTCGCTCCTTGCTCTGCCTTCTTCACCAGGACTCCCTTGCAACTACCTCTCCTGCAAACCCGGGCCAAAAGGCCTGGCTGTGCCCAGCAAAAGGGCACAAAAAGCACTGTTAG